In one window of Desulfurella amilsii DNA:
- a CDS encoding HDOD domain-containing protein, whose product MNNVEKLYNNLESIENLPAFPQIALEVTYLLRKESTSAKNLYDLIQKDPVLVSQILKTANSPFYGLHEKVSSLVHAINLLGFVQIENIVIASALLSTMKKFPVGRRFNTNQFLDHSFGCGITAKIISNILNFNTGGLEFSAGVIHDIGKVILDLYDQEDFDKILNFAYKNNKSFYESEKVLFGITHCDLAKKLLKKWSLPEDLIDAVVNHHSPKKAKNQIMASIISVADLLTYSEGIGFGGNYSKFLMEDQEGWKIITSNIEVSKKIDLALFTFKLFEQIDEAKKSYFKELH is encoded by the coding sequence ATGAATAACGTAGAAAAACTATACAATAATTTAGAATCTATTGAAAATTTACCCGCTTTCCCTCAGATTGCCCTAGAGGTTACATATTTATTGAGAAAAGAATCTACATCTGCAAAGAATTTGTACGACCTTATACAGAAAGATCCTGTGTTGGTGTCTCAAATTTTAAAAACGGCTAATTCTCCATTTTACGGGCTACATGAAAAAGTTTCTTCATTGGTGCATGCTATAAATTTACTTGGTTTTGTGCAAATAGAAAACATCGTTATTGCTTCGGCGCTACTTTCTACAATGAAAAAGTTTCCTGTTGGTAGACGATTCAACACAAATCAATTTTTGGATCACTCTTTTGGTTGTGGAATAACTGCAAAAATTATATCAAACATTCTAAATTTTAACACAGGTGGCTTGGAGTTTTCCGCAGGTGTTATCCACGATATAGGAAAAGTTATATTAGATTTATACGACCAGGAAGATTTTGATAAAATTTTAAACTTTGCTTATAAAAACAATAAGTCGTTTTACGAATCCGAAAAAGTACTATTTGGTATAACGCATTGCGATTTAGCCAAAAAACTGCTCAAAAAATGGAGTTTGCCAGAAGATTTAATCGATGCTGTGGTAAACCATCATAGTCCAAAAAAGGCAAAAAATCAGATAATGGCATCTATTATATCTGTTGCAGATTTGCTTACTTACTCAGAAGGCATAGGTTTTGGTGGCAATTATTCAAAATTTTTAATGGAAGATCAAGAAGGATGGAAAATTATAACCTCAAACATTGAAGTTTCAAAAAAGATTGATTTGGCTTTATTTACTTTCAAACTCTTTGAACAAATTGATGAGGCAAAAAAATCCTACTTTAAGGAGTTGCACTAA
- a CDS encoding ATP-dependent helicase, with translation MFDSLNEQQKKAVEICDKNLLIIAGAGSGKTKTLTYKIAYILKHNLAKPHEILALTFTNKAADEMKERVASILNTNIENFYIGTFHSLSLRFLRKMGKNYTIYDKHDQEMLVKEIIQSLNLDKNKFSPSKISSYISKLKNSANIEFPTKEIEKIYNMYEEKLVNANAVDFDNILINFINELKNNNELRLRFQNQFKFILIDEYQDTNNIQYELIKQFYNSKTLVFAVGDEDQSIYAFRGANINNILSFSDDFLPCEIIKLEKNYRSTKNILNIANTIITHNKMRIGKKLYSEISGVEPIIKEFSTNREESYFVANQIKKILKENQHTSIAVLYRNNNLSRLFEEYLVQLGVFYKKIGSHKFFDKKEIKDILSFVKVAYNEKDNLSFLRSIGNFGGIGEKTIESIKNLASDLGMSLFGATSRLTQKKYAKVANFIEFVKILQKKLEFDSISKCLKFIFDEVFSNKNFYKEDLRQSNVDELIEFSKDMDIESFMESASLYDYSQNIVEQDIQATSSVSLMTIHAAKGLEFDHVFMVGLNEGILPSLYHDSAIEEERRIMYVGVTRAKKNLYLSYFLSDFHNNFISSRFLKEIGSINKNPIRRYKIGETITHKDYGSGVILNVKEEPLELKVNFFKFGLKNLTKSDII, from the coding sequence ATGTTTGATTCATTAAACGAACAACAAAAAAAAGCAGTTGAAATATGCGATAAAAATTTACTTATTATTGCAGGCGCTGGAAGCGGAAAAACTAAAACACTTACATATAAAATTGCATATATTCTTAAACATAATCTTGCAAAGCCTCATGAAATCTTAGCATTGACCTTCACAAACAAAGCAGCAGACGAGATGAAAGAAAGAGTAGCAAGTATTCTAAATACAAATATTGAAAATTTTTATATAGGCACATTTCACTCTTTATCGTTGAGATTTTTGAGGAAAATGGGCAAAAATTATACAATTTATGACAAACATGACCAGGAAATGCTCGTTAAAGAAATTATACAGTCGCTTAATTTGGATAAAAATAAGTTTTCACCTTCTAAAATCTCATCTTATATTTCAAAATTAAAAAACTCTGCTAATATAGAGTTTCCCACTAAGGAAATAGAAAAGATATACAATATGTATGAGGAAAAACTTGTTAATGCTAATGCGGTTGACTTTGACAATATTTTAATAAATTTTATAAATGAGCTTAAAAACAATAATGAATTGCGTCTTAGGTTTCAAAACCAATTTAAATTTATCCTGATTGATGAGTACCAGGATACCAATAATATACAGTATGAGCTTATTAAGCAGTTTTACAATAGTAAAACATTAGTTTTCGCTGTAGGCGATGAAGATCAGTCTATTTATGCATTTAGAGGCGCAAATATAAATAATATTTTGTCTTTTAGTGATGATTTTTTGCCATGTGAAATTATTAAACTAGAAAAAAATTACCGTTCAACAAAGAATATACTAAACATCGCAAATACTATCATTACGCACAACAAAATGCGCATAGGCAAAAAGCTTTACTCTGAGATTTCTGGCGTTGAGCCTATTATCAAAGAATTTTCAACAAATAGAGAAGAATCGTATTTTGTTGCAAATCAAATAAAAAAAATTTTAAAAGAAAATCAACATACCAGCATAGCTGTTCTATATAGAAACAACAATCTTTCTAGACTTTTTGAAGAATATCTTGTACAGCTTGGTGTCTTCTACAAAAAAATAGGTTCTCACAAATTCTTTGATAAAAAAGAAATTAAAGACATTTTGAGTTTTGTAAAAGTTGCATATAATGAAAAAGATAATTTATCTTTTTTGCGCTCAATTGGAAATTTTGGTGGAATTGGCGAAAAGACAATAGAAAGCATTAAAAATCTAGCAAGTGATTTAGGTATGAGTCTTTTTGGAGCTACATCTAGACTAACACAAAAAAAATATGCCAAAGTTGCTAACTTTATTGAGTTTGTAAAAATTTTGCAAAAAAAGCTCGAATTTGATAGTATTAGCAAGTGCCTAAAGTTTATTTTTGATGAAGTGTTTTCAAATAAAAACTTTTACAAAGAAGATTTACGTCAATCAAATGTTGATGAGTTGATTGAATTTTCAAAAGATATGGATATTGAATCTTTTATGGAAAGTGCGAGTCTGTATGATTATTCTCAAAACATAGTTGAGCAGGATATTCAAGCAACATCAAGCGTTAGCCTTATGACCATACATGCGGCCAAAGGATTAGAGTTTGATCATGTTTTTATGGTGGGCCTGAATGAAGGCATATTGCCCAGTTTGTATCATGATTCGGCTATAGAAGAAGAAAGGCGCATAATGTATGTAGGTGTTACAAGGGCAAAAAAGAATCTATATTTAAGCTACTTTTTATCAGACTTTCATAACAATTTCATATCATCTCGTTTTTTAAAAGAGATAGGTTCGATAAATAAAAATCCCATAAGAAGGTATAAAATTGGGGAGACGATAACTCATAAGGATTACGGTAGTGGTGTTATTTTAAATGTTAAAGAAGAGCCATTAGAGTTAAAAGTGAATTTTTTTAAGTTTGGATTAAAAAATTTAACAAAAAGTGATATTATTTAG
- a CDS encoding chloride channel protein, with product MKNISNLGILESKIAKKWLLYVLLGVFSGLGAIFLYVLINFFSVYLLNHVAGFPFKFPTNEKSLFALRNVPFKPILFLIIITLGGFLSGLMLYIFDDRESGVNKIIKYFHHKVIIRPKSALIKLFASSIALGSGFAGGREGPAAEIGASIGSFIGNTFNVSNREKRILMISGLAAGIGAIFRAPMGAAIFATEVLYKEADFEYEALMASAISSITAYSVFSSLFGWERMFSVPTMYFYKPLELISYSVLAVAIAIGAILFIYLFKHAKLLTGMINYPIYVKTALGGLVVGLFGIFLPASAGMGYGLLEAAFTDPRNYFFLLMVGILRMFTTSVSAGSKTPVGLFAPLLIIGALLGVGIGNLLKLSGIFVVVNPSSFAVVGMAAFLAACEKTPISSIVLTAEITGGYELIVPALWVVAIAFLLTRKVNLEEAQVDTRLDSLVHADEYKINILEHIRVEELMETKFLTINKNETLKEIYDIFANEKYNEILVLDENNKLYGIITLHVLKTILNESLLNNFLLAVDVANTDLIFVLPQESLYALLNKIDFREINTVPVVKSLETMEVIGIIRRKAILRKISQGSINV from the coding sequence ATGAAAAATATATCAAATTTGGGTATTTTAGAAAGCAAAATAGCAAAAAAGTGGTTACTTTATGTTTTGCTTGGTGTATTTAGTGGACTTGGCGCAATTTTTTTGTATGTGTTGATTAATTTCTTTAGTGTTTATCTGCTAAATCATGTAGCTGGGTTTCCTTTTAAGTTCCCTACAAACGAAAAATCACTGTTTGCTTTAAGAAATGTACCATTTAAACCTATTTTGTTTTTGATTATTATAACCTTGGGAGGATTTTTAAGCGGTTTGATGCTTTATATATTTGATGATAGAGAAAGCGGTGTCAATAAAATTATAAAGTACTTTCATCACAAAGTAATCATCAGACCAAAATCTGCTTTAATAAAGCTTTTTGCAAGCTCAATTGCGCTAGGCAGCGGATTTGCCGGAGGCAGGGAAGGTCCAGCAGCAGAAATAGGAGCATCTATTGGCTCATTTATTGGAAATACCTTTAATGTAAGCAATAGAGAAAAAAGGATCCTTATGATTAGCGGTCTTGCAGCGGGTATCGGTGCGATTTTTAGAGCGCCAATGGGGGCGGCTATTTTTGCAACAGAAGTACTCTACAAAGAAGCTGATTTTGAGTATGAAGCCCTGATGGCAAGTGCAATTTCTTCTATTACAGCATACTCAGTGTTTTCTTCGCTATTTGGGTGGGAGCGTATGTTTAGTGTCCCTACGATGTATTTTTATAAGCCACTAGAGCTGATATCATACAGTGTGCTTGCAGTAGCTATTGCAATTGGCGCCATATTATTTATTTATCTATTTAAACACGCAAAACTTTTAACCGGTATGATAAATTATCCCATTTATGTAAAAACCGCTTTAGGTGGATTAGTTGTTGGTTTGTTTGGCATTTTTTTGCCAGCTAGCGCTGGAATGGGTTATGGTTTACTAGAAGCTGCCTTTACAGACCCACGAAATTACTTCTTTTTGTTAATGGTTGGTATTTTGAGAATGTTTACTACTTCTGTATCAGCAGGTAGTAAAACACCAGTTGGTTTATTTGCGCCATTGCTTATAATTGGCGCGCTTCTTGGTGTTGGAATTGGGAATTTGTTAAAGTTAAGCGGTATTTTTGTTGTAGTAAACCCTTCGAGCTTCGCTGTAGTTGGTATGGCTGCTTTTTTGGCAGCCTGTGAAAAAACGCCTATTTCTTCTATTGTGCTTACAGCAGAAATAACAGGTGGGTATGAGTTAATTGTACCTGCTCTTTGGGTTGTTGCTATTGCTTTTTTGCTCACAAGAAAAGTAAATTTAGAAGAAGCTCAAGTAGATACAAGGCTTGACTCTCTTGTACACGCTGATGAGTACAAAATCAATATTTTAGAGCATATTAGAGTTGAAGAGCTTATGGAAACTAAATTTTTAACGATTAATAAAAATGAAACATTAAAGGAAATTTATGATATATTTGCAAATGAGAAATACAACGAAATCCTCGTTCTAGATGAAAATAATAAACTATACGGTATTATTACATTGCATGTTTTAAAAACCATCCTTAATGAAAGCTTACTTAATAATTTTTTGTTGGCTGTAGATGTTGCAAATACTGACCTTATATTTGTTTTACCTCAAGAAAGTTTGTATGCTCTTTTAAATAAAATTGACTTTAGAGAAATTAATACAGTGCCAGTTGTAAAATCTTTAGAAACTATGGAAGTTATTGGCATAATTAGAAGAAAAGCAATATTAAGAAAAATATCACAAGGAAGTATAAATGTTTGA
- the queD gene encoding 6-carboxytetrahydropterin synthase QueD, with protein MFEICVESDFCAAHRLNNYLGACENLHGHNFKVEVVVRCSKLNQTYIGIDFKELKGHLKDILSALDHRYLNEIDFFSKTNPTSEMIAKYIFETLKSRIKECDLYTVSVYETPTSKATYMED; from the coding sequence ATGTTTGAAATTTGTGTTGAAAGTGATTTTTGTGCAGCACATAGACTAAATAATTATCTTGGCGCATGCGAAAACCTGCATGGTCATAATTTTAAAGTAGAGGTTGTTGTTAGATGTAGCAAACTTAACCAAACATACATAGGAATAGATTTTAAAGAATTAAAAGGACATCTAAAAGATATATTGTCTGCACTTGATCACAGGTATTTGAATGAAATAGATTTTTTTTCAAAAACAAACCCCACATCAGAAATGATAGCAAAATACATTTTTGAAACATTAAAAAGTCGCATAAAGGAATGCGATCTATACACTGTAAGTGTTTATGAAACGCCTACATCAAAAGCAACCTATATGGAGGATTAG
- a CDS encoding DUF1844 domain-containing protein — protein sequence MKFEEFILSIAGGAYVQLGIVEDPFDNTKKIDLEMAKASIELIEMLKEKTKNNLTKEEEDLLESVILDLNEKYKEKISKET from the coding sequence ATGAAGTTTGAAGAATTTATCCTATCAATTGCAGGCGGTGCTTATGTGCAGCTTGGGATAGTCGAAGACCCATTTGATAATACGAAAAAAATAGATTTAGAAATGGCAAAAGCCAGTATAGAGTTAATAGAAATGCTTAAAGAAAAGACAAAAAACAATCTTACAAAAGAAGAGGAAGACTTGCTTGAGAGTGTAATATTAGATTTAAATGAAAAGTATAAAGAAAAAATAAGCAAAGAAACATAA
- a CDS encoding N-acetylmuramoyl-L-alanine amidase family protein, translated as MKKATILIALFVLLLVSNAFSLTLKTLNIVKISQTKQTIMLQFDNLENYTYIRLSNELFYIGTNKAIINTNLKPNYDIERVILKQLPNQTRIYFKLNPDYQYDINLSKTNKKTLIINLNISEKKENIKPTQLSTNSTQNSQPTLNNNNQGNPPIITAPIKLPSYNPKNITIVLDPGHGGKDSGAVGILGLKEKDVVLSIAQYCAQILREKGFRVVLTRDSDVFIPLAQRVKIANDAKTNLFVSIHANASTDPSAKGMEVFFLNATSNQKALKIAALENDVPLEQMGTINKIIISLINQAKLKESAILAKDVDDSIYSITKPVYPGLINRGIDQAPFYVLVGTNCPSILIETLFITNPKDNEYLKDSNYQQTIAKGIASGLIKYLDTYKNN; from the coding sequence ATGAAAAAAGCAACAATTTTGATCGCTCTGTTTGTTTTGTTATTAGTATCAAACGCCTTTAGTCTTACCCTAAAGACACTAAATATTGTCAAAATTTCACAAACAAAGCAAACAATAATGCTTCAATTTGACAACTTAGAAAATTACACTTATATCAGGCTCTCAAATGAGCTTTTTTATATTGGCACAAACAAAGCCATAATAAACACTAACCTAAAGCCCAATTATGATATAGAAAGAGTTATTTTAAAGCAACTGCCCAATCAAACACGCATATATTTTAAATTAAACCCAGATTATCAATACGACATAAACTTATCTAAAACAAACAAAAAAACTCTTATAATTAATTTGAATATATCTGAAAAAAAAGAAAATATAAAGCCTACTCAGTTAAGTACAAATTCAACTCAAAATTCTCAACCAACACTCAATAATAACAATCAAGGTAACCCTCCTATTATAACAGCTCCCATTAAGTTACCATCTTATAACCCTAAAAATATAACAATTGTTTTAGATCCAGGCCATGGTGGCAAAGATTCTGGCGCAGTTGGCATTTTAGGACTTAAAGAAAAAGATGTGGTTTTAAGCATAGCTCAGTATTGTGCACAAATTTTAAGAGAAAAAGGTTTTAGGGTAGTACTAACCCGCGACAGCGATGTGTTTATACCACTTGCCCAAAGAGTAAAAATTGCAAATGATGCAAAAACAAATCTGTTTGTATCAATCCACGCTAATGCTTCGACAGATCCATCCGCTAAGGGAATGGAAGTATTTTTTTTAAATGCAACCAGCAACCAAAAGGCTTTAAAAATTGCTGCACTTGAAAACGACGTTCCCCTAGAGCAAATGGGCACAATTAACAAAATTATAATTTCACTAATAAATCAAGCAAAACTCAAAGAGTCTGCTATCCTTGCCAAAGATGTAGATGACTCCATATATTCTATTACAAAGCCAGTATATCCTGGTTTAATAAACAGAGGTATAGATCAGGCTCCGTTTTACGTACTTGTAGGTACAAATTGCCCATCAATTTTAATAGAAACGCTCTTTATAACAAACCCTAAAGACAATGAGTATTTAAAAGACTCCAATTACCAGCAAACAATAGCAAAAGGCATAGCTAGCGGCTTGATTAAATACTTAGACACATATAAAAACAATTGA
- a CDS encoding CheR family methyltransferase — translation MPEMDSEIFENLRNFIYEKSGIFFEVSKKYLLENKLSKRIQELKLRDYEDYLRFLQNRKDELCNLFDAITINETYLFRHAQQIEVFLIVANELLKQKPMLNIWSAACSSGEEPYTLVIALMEKYGQQIPARILASDISQEVLEKAKNGIYNEYAVKELTSAIKQKYFDIEKNTYKIKDFVKSKVVLRQLNLIDNEDLSSVGKMDIIFLRNVLIYFDNKSRQKVIDKIHNDILNKNGYLFLGATESISRLNTKLKLVHFKQALAYKKED, via the coding sequence ATGCCAGAAATGGATTCTGAAATATTTGAAAACTTAAGAAACTTCATTTACGAAAAATCCGGCATTTTTTTTGAAGTTAGCAAGAAATATCTGCTTGAAAATAAACTTTCAAAACGCATACAAGAATTAAAATTGCGAGATTATGAAGATTATTTAAGATTTTTACAAAACAGAAAAGATGAATTATGCAATCTCTTTGATGCAATAACAATTAATGAAACCTATCTTTTTAGGCATGCACAGCAAATTGAAGTATTTTTAATTGTAGCAAACGAGCTTCTAAAGCAAAAACCCATGTTGAATATATGGAGTGCAGCTTGCTCAAGCGGAGAAGAACCATATACTTTAGTTATAGCTTTAATGGAAAAATACGGGCAGCAAATACCAGCAAGAATCTTAGCATCAGATATTAGTCAGGAAGTTTTGGAAAAAGCAAAAAATGGAATTTACAATGAGTATGCTGTAAAAGAACTAACAAGTGCTATAAAGCAAAAATACTTCGATATTGAAAAAAATACATATAAAATCAAAGATTTTGTTAAGAGCAAAGTAGTGCTTAGACAATTGAACCTTATTGATAACGAAGATTTAAGCAGCGTTGGTAAAATGGATATAATATTCTTAAGGAATGTTTTAATTTACTTTGATAACAAATCTAGACAAAAAGTTATAGATAAGATTCATAATGATATTTTGAATAAAAATGGATATTTATTTTTAGGCGCAACAGAGTCAATATCAAGATTAAATACGAAGCTTAAGCTTGTACATTTCAAACAGGCACTTGCTTATAAAAAAGAAGATTAA
- a CDS encoding DUF1015 family protein, with protein sequence MPIVEPFKGIFFKEKKIDTYVCPPYDVIDSDYKNQLLSKDEFNIVRIVLPEGENDQKYKNAKNILKAWILQKKLIFDEDCSFYAYSCKYSIDGVEKTLFGFLGALKLEELGGSIKPHEKTLKGPKIDRFKLITSTNAMFCPIMMIYDNVQLSDFIKKCNKEDLFEVNFENKLHKVYKINDASAINHIKQKIKNQTLVIADGHHRYETCLSIKEHYKQIGQETPGSDYALVFFVDKNDELSLMPIHRLIKKINIDKLKQKLYNFFEIGDVFNYDIVMYDGEFTYLKYMKKITDGLIERLDVKIFEDVVFKGMLNLSDADIASNEISGYAHSKEEVVKSVDRKEAAAGFLLKPITYDTLFEITSHNLTFPQKSTYFYPKIPSGLVGYHFSSIEGCKNV encoded by the coding sequence ATGCCCATAGTTGAACCATTTAAAGGGATTTTTTTTAAAGAAAAAAAAATTGATACTTATGTATGCCCACCATACGATGTCATAGACAGTGACTATAAGAATCAATTATTATCAAAAGATGAGTTTAATATAGTAAGAATCGTTTTACCAGAAGGAGAGAATGACCAAAAGTATAAAAATGCTAAAAATATATTGAAAGCCTGGATTTTGCAAAAAAAACTGATTTTTGACGAAGATTGCTCATTTTATGCTTACAGTTGTAAATATAGTATTGATGGAGTAGAAAAGACATTATTTGGTTTTTTGGGCGCATTGAAGCTTGAAGAACTTGGTGGTTCTATAAAACCACATGAAAAAACGCTTAAAGGCCCAAAAATTGATCGATTTAAGCTTATAACTTCAACTAATGCTATGTTTTGTCCCATAATGATGATTTACGATAATGTACAATTGTCCGACTTTATAAAAAAATGCAATAAAGAGGATCTTTTTGAGGTAAATTTTGAAAATAAATTACATAAAGTTTATAAAATAAATGATGCATCTGCTATTAACCATATAAAACAAAAAATTAAAAATCAAACATTAGTCATAGCTGATGGTCACCATAGATACGAAACTTGTTTATCCATTAAAGAACACTACAAACAAATAGGTCAAGAAACTCCTGGAAGCGATTACGCTCTTGTTTTTTTTGTTGATAAAAATGATGAGCTGTCTTTAATGCCCATACACAGATTAATAAAAAAAATCAATATTGATAAATTGAAACAAAAACTTTATAATTTCTTTGAAATTGGCGATGTTTTTAATTATGATATAGTCATGTATGATGGTGAATTTACTTATTTAAAATACATGAAAAAAATTACGGATGGTTTAATAGAAAGGCTTGATGTGAAGATTTTTGAAGATGTAGTTTTTAAAGGTATGCTAAATCTTAGCGATGCAGACATTGCAAGTAATGAAATATCAGGCTATGCTCACTCAAAAGAAGAAGTAGTAAAAAGTGTTGATAGAAAAGAAGCTGCTGCGGGGTTTTTACTAAAGCCTATAACTTACGATACACTATTTGAAATTACAAGCCATAACCTTACATTCCCACAAAAATCCACATACTTTTATCCCAAAATCCCAAGCGGCCTTGTAGGGTATCATTTTAGCAGTATAGAGGGTTGTAAAAATGTTTGA
- the glmS gene encoding glutamine--fructose-6-phosphate transaminase (isomerizing), giving the protein MCGIVGYIGNKKASGILLNGLSALEYRGYDSAGIALLNDRIEVIKVKGKVADLVSACLSSGSELNSTIGIGHTRWATHGKPSKENAHPHSTKNFAIVHNGIIENFKEIDDFLLQEGYKKSSATDTETILLLIDYYSKTLSTFEALKKAMSILKGSFAIALIHLGEQKIYAAKKESPLLIGLQEDELFLASDLSAFLEHTKQFVVLEENDIAILEKNGRYKIYNNANKVERLVKSVDWNLQTAQKGGFKHFMLKEISEEDEALANTIYAHIQSDKIELDIDEDLLRNIKKITIVACGTSYYAGLTSKYFFEDLLSIPVSVEIASEFRYSKPIFSDNNIFIAISQSGETADTKESLNLAKALGIKTISIVNVQESTIARLSDYVLYTLAGPEISVASTKAFVCQLAMLYLLALKIAQLKGIDVEDYIKELNSIPPILKSEFNHINSEVEKIAKKYSHVKNFIYLGRGLSYPLGLEGALKLKEISYIHAEGYPAGELKHGPIALIDKSTPTFVIAPGIEPFYSKTISNANEVKARDGKIILLSEKYSYIADDFIESPKVSYFFSAFINIVPLQLFAYHIANILGNDVDQPRNLAKSVTVE; this is encoded by the coding sequence ATGTGTGGTATTGTTGGCTACATTGGCAATAAAAAAGCAAGCGGTATATTGTTAAATGGTTTGTCTGCCCTTGAGTATAGAGGTTATGATTCTGCCGGTATTGCTCTTCTTAATGATCGTATAGAAGTTATAAAAGTTAAAGGTAAAGTTGCAGATTTAGTTAGTGCATGCTTGTCATCAGGAAGTGAGCTCAACAGCACAATTGGCATTGGCCACACCAGGTGGGCAACACATGGCAAACCAAGCAAAGAAAATGCCCATCCTCACTCCACTAAAAATTTTGCTATTGTCCACAATGGCATTATAGAAAACTTTAAAGAGATTGACGACTTTTTACTACAAGAAGGATATAAAAAATCCTCCGCTACTGACACAGAAACTATTTTGTTGCTTATTGATTACTACAGTAAAACTTTATCTACTTTTGAAGCTCTCAAAAAAGCAATGTCTATTTTGAAAGGCAGTTTTGCTATAGCGTTAATTCATTTAGGTGAGCAAAAAATTTATGCCGCAAAAAAAGAATCTCCACTGCTTATTGGTTTGCAAGAAGATGAACTGTTTTTAGCAAGTGATTTGAGCGCATTTTTGGAACACACAAAGCAATTTGTAGTTTTGGAAGAAAACGATATTGCAATATTAGAAAAAAACGGTAGATACAAAATCTACAATAATGCTAATAAGGTAGAACGTTTAGTTAAAAGCGTTGATTGGAACTTGCAAACTGCTCAAAAAGGTGGTTTTAAGCATTTTATGCTAAAGGAGATAAGCGAAGAAGACGAAGCTTTGGCAAACACTATTTATGCTCATATCCAAAGTGACAAAATCGAATTGGACATTGATGAAGATTTACTAAGAAATATTAAAAAAATAACCATTGTGGCTTGCGGCACAAGCTATTATGCAGGTTTAACATCAAAGTATTTTTTTGAAGATTTACTTTCTATACCTGTAAGTGTAGAAATTGCATCGGAATTTCGCTATTCAAAACCTATATTTTCGGACAATAACATATTTATTGCAATCTCACAATCAGGCGAAACGGCAGACACCAAAGAGTCTTTAAATCTTGCAAAAGCGTTAGGCATAAAAACCATTTCGATTGTAAATGTTCAAGAAAGCACCATTGCAAGATTAAGCGACTATGTGCTATATACGCTTGCTGGTCCAGAAATAAGCGTCGCTTCAACAAAAGCTTTTGTTTGTCAGCTTGCTATGCTGTATTTGCTTGCTCTAAAAATAGCTCAGCTAAAAGGAATAGACGTGGAAGACTACATAAAAGAGTTAAATTCTATACCACCGATATTAAAAAGTGAGTTTAACCATATCAACAGCGAAGTCGAAAAAATTGCTAAAAAATACTCTCATGTTAAAAATTTTATATATTTAGGCAGAGGTTTATCTTACCCACTGGGGCTAGAAGGGGCTTTAAAACTAAAAGAAATTTCATATATACATGCAGAAGGCTACCCTGCAGGAGAGCTAAAACATGGGCCTATTGCATTAATTGATAAAAGTACGCCAACATTTGTCATAGCGCCTGGCATTGAACCATTTTACTCAAAAACCATATCAAATGCCAATGAAGTAAAAGCCAGAGATGGCAAGATTATACTACTATCAGAAAAATATTCATATATTGCAGATGATTTCATAGAATCTCCAAAAGTTTCATACTTTTTTTCTGCTTTTATTAATATCGTGCCACTGCAGTTGTTTGCCTACCATATTGCAAATATTTTAGGAAATGACGTAGATCAACCACGCAATTTAGCAAAAAGCGTAACTGTTGAATGA
- a CDS encoding protein-export chaperone SecB, which translates to MADSVQERFAKLNTNLVLHNIRLYKFEASFDDEKINVSMEESKVYIDKNVYYQVVADNHVRVFQEFFFKVALQNNPEEVLIKISPSYILDFQVGGPMDDEIFKIFADSTVLVDSWPYFREIVQSTLLRMGLAPVVLPPINFNPFVNVDASAQSK; encoded by the coding sequence ATGGCAGATAGCGTTCAAGAAAGATTTGCAAAACTCAACACAAACCTGGTTTTGCACAACATCAGGCTTTATAAGTTTGAAGCTAGCTTTGATGATGAGAAAATTAATGTTTCTATGGAGGAATCCAAGGTTTATATTGACAAAAATGTTTATTATCAAGTTGTAGCTGATAATCATGTGAGGGTTTTTCAAGAGTTTTTTTTTAAAGTGGCACTCCAAAATAATCCAGAAGAAGTGTTAATTAAGATAAGCCCATCTTACATTTTAGACTTTCAAGTAGGCGGACCAATGGATGATGAGATTTTTAAGATTTTTGCAGACTCGACTGTCTTGGTCGATAGTTGGCCATATTTTAGAGAAATTGTCCAAAGCACACTCCTTAGGATGGGTTTAGCGCCAGTTGTTCTGCCGCCTATTAATTTTAACCCATTTGTTAATGTTGATGCAAGCGCACAGTCAAAGTAA